The Aspergillus chevalieri M1 DNA, chromosome 5, nearly complete sequence genome includes a region encoding these proteins:
- a CDS encoding serine/threonine-protein kinase (COG:D;~EggNog:ENOG410PFHB;~InterPro:IPR017441,IPR008271,IPR043024,IPR031850, IPR000719,IPR011009;~PFAM:PF00069,PF07714,PF16797;~go_function: GO:0004672 - protein kinase activity [Evidence IEA];~go_function: GO:0005524 - ATP binding [Evidence IEA];~go_process: GO:0006468 - protein phosphorylation [Evidence IEA]) — MDEFTAQQTARQPFTDASSRLNAKSYNWEQHGESEGDYFKSDPMSIVTSQISPRSNNYGDYLPSTPGPQTPSKRVSAVSAASTVLSGRGKRKTHVGPWHLGRTLGEGATGRVRLAKHAITGQEAAVKIVSKKSARMVQSESIAAMDRRVGNFAGNTARPMPCGIEREVVIMKLIEHPNVISLYDIWENRGELYLVLEYVEGGDLFSHVFKHGALAEEEAVRLFRQVLAGLGFCHRFNICHRDLKPENILLDSWQNVKLADFGMAALQPNGHWLKTSCGSPHYAAPEITYGNPYRGDRADIWSCGIILFALLTGYLPFEGHDVPSTLKKVRQGKYRIPDEVSHEAADLIQRILQPRPEHRLTVQEIFDHPLMKKYEKLHQAMSKHYVGPPPPLSVYECGDPVGSVQEIDIEILQNLQTLWHGAKPEVLVNKILCLEPTQERMFYNALVRFRDEQLENFQGQPLEYSASDYHHISRRPMRARSKRSPSLRSQHGSVRRQQFSVKKQGNRRAGSIKEPMSSASYDPFRSPRNVRIPEAEYAQITIHRESSDATMRTPAKDIERPANPTPDDDMDEDSESPPSSPFAVVRNKKPKGTSMKTSHSRTSQTSSRRGTAHAHTPRSASYRRNVSFHHIRHRSQGSAHGKGKQAPPKQVTPRKQMSHSSLDVPSDAVSDRYGSPALPVQPTVVRGPGVAVRSCPQPKRLRDADFIWKDETRQISQELSKICEEAFNGSSMSTGCTTSVCGDTETPPTSLSIASLENSQHQMTANKTKSKALPDTPNASPSRGGPDLAETRRWLIKQSRQEPSDTLPTYLSGVINQLDRLIEEDAATKQATRQQNLNESTSWTNDPFVSSAEPGHLPIISEEMNCPTDSKNQLPGSQSEELKTTPIIGTQGQSIQREPKTTIRMVPHDSMRSLAEIKPLNIRKKGREPESEPASEDTERPRYASAPTRSSRNVSGLDPIEEHPGSQTCGDGKPQENKKWSWFRHRSHGSRENMAKFVKDRPIQPSAETIVVHEAKQPEERPPTSRKSSAESIGGLFKKLIKRKPSKTALNEHGQEPEQQDPKPTVTITENPPSPTKAKNNKQKPLPRRPRSYTNNKSTNWFARVFQIKPATRVMALNTTKLHGRKEVFRILREWKQYGLEDVYLDKSNSVIHGRVGEANFLRLRPVEFIAEFYTVLEHKREANLSVVRFRQVRGAASSLGKVVDSLGVVMGQRGLLVQDPGKAKKMASVFDDFAD; from the exons ATGGACGAGTTCACAGCTCAGCAGACCGCCCGGCAGCCGTTCACAGATGCCAGCAGCAGACTCAATGCCAAGTCCTATAACTGGGAGCAGCATGGAGAGTCCGAAGGAGATTACTTCAAATCGGATCCCATGTCAATCGTGACAAGCCAAATATCACCACGGAGTAATAATTACGGAGACTACCTACCGTCGACCCCCGGCCCGCAAACGCCTTCTAAGCGAGTGTCCGCCGTATCAGCAGCATCTACTGTCCTGTCAGGtagaggaaagagaaagacaCATGTGGGACCATGGCATTTGGGAAGAACGCTGGGAGAGGGCGCTACAGGGCGCGTGAGACTAGCGAAACATGCTATCACGGGGCAAGAAGCTGCCGTCAAGATAGTGTCCAAAAAGTCTGCCAGGATGGTTCAAAGTGAAAGCATTGCGGCCATGGACCGACGTGTTGGCAATTTCGCTGGAAACACAGCGCGCCCCATGCCCTGTGGTATCGAGCGGGAAGTGGTTATCATGAAATTAATCGAGCATCCCAATGTCATCAGTCTCTACGATATCTGGGAGAACCGAGGAGAGCT GTATCTTGTCCTCGAGTACGTCGAAGGTGGTGATCTGTTTAGTCACGTCTTTAAGCACGGCGCTctggcggaggaggaagcaGTGCGACTATTCCGTCAGGTTCTCGCCGGCCTTGGCTTCTGCCATCGATTCAATATCTGCCATCGTGATCTCAAGCCAGAGAACATCTTGTTGGACTCATGGCAGAACGTCAAGCTTGCGGACTTTGGGATGGCCGCCCTGCAACCGAATGGTCACTGGCTCAAAACATCGTGCGGAAGCCCTCATTATGCCGCCCCTGAAATCACCTACGGGAACCCGTACCGTGGTGATCGAGCAGATATCTGGAGTTGTGGTATCATTCTATTCGCCTTGCTAACGGGGTACCTGCCATTCGAAGGGCATGATGTTCCCAGCACACTCAAAAAGGTGCGACAGGGCAAGTATAGAATCCCCGACGAGGTCAGCCATGAAGCTGCAGATTTGATCCAGCGGATTTTGCAGCCCAGGCCAGAACATCGCCTTACGGTACAAGAAATTTTCGACCACCCGCTGATGAAGAAGTACGAAAAACTACACCAAGCCATGTCTAAGCACTACGTCGGACCGCCGCCACCTCTATCTGTTTACGAGTGTGGTGATCCAGTTGGTAGTGTCCAAGAGATTGACATCGAGATTCTTCAGAACCTCCAGACTTTGTGGCACGGGGCAAAGCCAGAGGTCCTAGTGAACAAAATCCTTTGCTTGGAGCCTACACAGGAGCGTATGTTCTATAATGCGCTTGTTAGGTTCCGAGACGAGCAGCTGGAGAACTTTCAAGGACAGCCACTGGAGTACTCAGCCAGTGACTACCATCATATTTCACGACGGCCAATGCGGGCGAGGAGCAAGCGATCCCCAAGCCTTCGTAGCCAACATGGATCTGTGAGACGACAGCAGTTTTCGGTCAAGAAGCAGGGTAATCGTCGTGCCGGTTCTATCAAGGAGCCCATGTCATCCGCCAGCTACGACCCGTTCCGTTCACCACGCAATGTCAGGATACCAGAGGCAGAGTATGCACAAATCACGATTCATCGCGAGTCATCGGATGCTACCATGAGAACACCTGCTAAGGACATTGAGAGGCCGGCGAACCCTACCCCTGACGACGACATGGATGAAGACAGCGAGTCCCCGCCAAGCTCACCTTTTGCAGTCGTGCGcaacaagaagcccaaggGCACTTCGATGAAGACTTCACATTCTCGGACATCCCAAACGAGCTCCCGTCGAGGGACCGCACATGCGCACACACCACGCTCGGCAAGTTATCGCCGTAATGTTTCGTTCCACCACATCCGGCATCGGTCCCAAGGCTCAGCTCACGGAAAAGGAAAGCAAGCACCGCCGAAGCAAGTGACTCCTAGAAAGCAAATGAGTCATAGCAGCCTCGACGTGCCCAGTGATGCTGTCTCGGACCGTTACGGCAGCCCTGCCTTGCCAGTCCAACCGACTGTTGTCCGTGGTCCTGGCGTAGCAGTGCGAAGCTGCCCACAGCCAAAGAGACTTCGAGACGCCGACTTCATCTGGAAGGACGAGACGCGCCAGATCTCTCAAGAGCTGAGCAAGATTTGTGAAGAAGCCTTCAATGGAAGCTCAATGTCTACCGGATGCACGACTAGCGTTTGTGGTGATACCGAAACACCCCCTACCTCCTTATCCATCGCCAGCCTTGAGAACTCGCAGCATCAGATGACAGCCAATAAGACCAAGAGCAAGGCATTGCCCGACACACCCAATGCATCGCCTTCCCGGGGCGGCCCGGATCTTGCTGAGACCCGTCGCTGGCTGAtcaagcaatcgagacaggAGCCGTCTGACACTCTCCCTACTTACCTGTCTGGTGTGATTAATCAGTTGGATCGACTTATCGAAGAGGATGCCGCCACCAAGCAAGCTACCAGACAGCAAAACCTAAATGAGTCCACGTCTTGGACAAATGACCCGTTCGTGAGCTCCGCCGAACCAGGTCATCTCCCTATCATCTCCGAGGAAATGAACTGCCCTACGGACAGCAAAAACCAGCTGCCCGGCAGCCAGAGTGAAGAATTGAAGACAACACCTATCATTGGGACTCAGGGCCAGAGCATACAGCGCGAGCCCAAAACGACAATCCGCATGGTGCCGCACGACTCGATGCGCTCCCTCGCAGAGATCAAGCCCTTGAACATTCGTAAGAAGGGCAGAGAGCCTGAATCCGAACCGGCAAGCGAGGATACAGAGCGACCAAGATACGCTTCTGCGCCAACCCGGTCAAGTCGAAACGTGTCTGGACTTGACCCTATCGAGGAGCACCCCGGATCTCAGACCTGCGGTGATGGTAAACCCCAGGAAAACAAGAAGTGGTCTTGGTTTAGGCACAGGTCGCATGGGTCCAGAGAGAATATGGCAAAATTCGTCAAGGACAGGCCTATTCAACCAAGTGCCGAGACGATCGTCGTTCACGAAGCCAAGCAGCCGGAGGAGCGACCTCCTACCAGTCGCAAATCGTCCGCTGAGTCAATTGGAGGTCTCTTCAAGAAGCTCATCAAACGGAAGCCGAGTAAGACGGCTCTCAATGAACATGGTCAAG AGCCAGAACAACAAGACCCCAAACCCACCGTAACAATAACCGAAAACCCACCCTCCCCAACAAAGGCCAAGAACAACAAACAAAAacccctcccccgccgccCCCGTAGCTACACCAACAACAAAAGCACAAACTGGTTCGCCCGCGTCTTCCAAATCAAACCCGCCACCCGCGTAATGGCCCTAAACACCACCAAACTCCACGGCCGCAAAGAAGTCTTCCGCATCCTCCGCGAATGGAAACAATATGGCCTCGAAGATGTTTACCTGGACAAATCCAACAGCGTGATCCACGGGCGTGTTGGGGAAGCCAATTTCCTGCGCCTCCGGCCCGTCGAGTTCATTGCGGAGTTCTATACGGTGCTTGAGCATAAGCGAGAGGCTAATTTGAGTGTTGTTAGGTTCCGGCAAGTAAGGGGTGCGGCGTCATCGCTCGGGAAGGTTGTTGATAGTTTGGGAGTTGTTATGGGGCAGCGGGGGTTGCTGGTGCAGGACCCGgggaaggcgaagaagatggcGAGTGTTTTTGATGATTTTGCGGATTAG
- a CDS encoding uncharacterized protein (TransMembrane:3 (o12-35i42-61o73-92i)): protein MGIFISPRWFGFIVFSAHCSYISGGYLSSFFLVIYRVHADDVYMLVFVDRRFLIISFPFIICEEKEAVSFLNISFYLLTLRVVFMFVVFHVLDIKPGRLSDHLSVLF from the coding sequence ATGGGCATATTTATTTCACCTCGGTGGTTTGGTTTTATCGTCTTTTCTGCACATTGTTCTTATATCTCGGGTGGTTATctgtcttctttttttcttgtcaTTTATCGCGTTCATGCTGATGATGTCTACATGCTGGTTTTCGTTGATCGGAGGTTTCTCATCATATCTTTTCCATTTATCATCTGcgaagaaaaggaggccGTCTCATTTCTCAACATCTCTTTCTATCTTTTGACTTTACGCGTGGTGTTCATGTTTGTTGTTTTTCACGTACTTGATATCAAACCTGGGAGGCTGTCTGATCATTTATCTGTTCTGTTCTGA
- a CDS encoding Zn(II)2Cys6 transcription factor domain-containing protein (COG:S;~EggNog:ENOG410PV5U;~InterPro:IPR036864,IPR001138;~PFAM:PF00172;~go_function: GO:0000981 - DNA-binding transcription factor activity, RNA polymerase II-specific [Evidence IEA];~go_function: GO:0008270 - zinc ion binding [Evidence IEA];~go_process: GO:0006355 - regulation of transcription, DNA-templated [Evidence IEA]) yields the protein MSSNPHDYVDPHRQGQYPPPPQWSQPEDHPSAATAAAHYSPASQYPYPTASYPPPTADHQYPPPPPGQYPPPTSMAATYPHIPGPPQDPYRLPPPPGTYRPDIYAQQPPPPPPQVVYQAAAPRQRTAIACRYCRRRKIRCSGFESSQDGRCSNCIRFNQECMFTPVSSQAQAFVPAHAAYPHLRNAQSQGRPGGVMLYGAHGQPLPPQQQPGPDLPPPQGMYHQPYAAAPPPLASSMPPDQRPGGRRGSASGFEYPDPTNLAPVTPATSTPGYQTHTAPSPYYPPPPPHDRRPSPQSAYPYDSRHSSSPHTSPYPPMAPQGAMTPPPTSTPTSSRGGGLNVRDMLNPNDNPGRSSTDSDMLNALNRRGLSQ from the exons ATGTCTAGCAACCCCCACGATTACGTCGACCCTCATCGTCAGGGCCaatatcctcctccaccccAGTGGTCCCAACCAGAAGACCATCCGTCTGCTGCTACTGCTGCGGCTCACTATTCCCCAGCTTCGCAGTATCCT TACCCCACGGCTTCATATCCTCCTCCCACCGCAGACCACCAATatcctccacctccgcctGGCCAGTATCCTCCGCCGACCAGTATGGCTGCCACTTATCCGCATATCCCGGGTCCTCCCCAGGACCCATATCGTTTGCCTCCTCCCCCGGGTACCTACCGTCCCGATATCTACGCTCAGCAACCCCCTCCGCCTCCCCCCCAAGTCGTCTACCAAGCTGCTGCCCCTCGTCAGCGTACAGCTATCGCCTGTCGCTACTGCCGGAGACGGAAG ATTCGTTGCTCTGGGTTTGAGAGTTCGCAAGATGGCCGCTGCAGCAACTGTATCCGCTTCAACCAGGAGTGCATGTTCACACCCGTTTCTTCCCAGGCGCAAGCCTTCGTTCCGGCCCATGCCGCCTACCCTCACCTGCGAAATGCGCAGAGCCAGGGCCGTCCTGGTGGTGTGATGCTCTACGGTGCTCATGGTCAACCCCTACCACCGCAACAACAGCCGGGTCCTGATCTCCCACCGCCACAGGGAATGTATCATCAACCTTATGCTGCAGCTCCGCCGCCCCTTGCGTCGTCCATGCCCCCAGACCAG CGACCGGGTGGTCGACGTGGCTCTGCATCGGGCTTCGAATATCCGGATCCTACCAACCTGGCCCCTGTCACTCCGGCGACCTCCACCCCTGGATATCAGACGCACACGGCCCCGAGTCCCTACTAtccgccaccaccaccgcatGACCGACGCCCCTCACCGCAGTCCGCATATCCCTACGATAGCCGCCACTCCTCCTCGCCGCACACCTCCCCTTACCCGCCAATGGCCCCTCAGGGCGCTATGACGCCTCCACCTACTTCCACGCCAACCTCGTCGCGGGGTGGTGGCCTGAACGTTCGTGATATGCTTAATCCCAATGACAACCCCGGCCGGTCCAGCACGGACAGCGACATGCTCAATGCTCTCAACCGCCGTGGCTTAAGCCAATAG
- a CDS encoding DUF2461 domain-containing protein (COG:S;~EggNog:ENOG410PJAH;~InterPro:IPR012808;~PFAM:PF09365), translated as MPRRSSRAVPASAAAPAPAPKRRAPDTFSAEKTESKRPKCISNSTTADTKSVKTTAKKSKYFKQETCEIEASESKDGSEREGSVYESAHEDSQDASETPELKSPGAASTDHGAEKGQSSKQGKRGQQKAQGRDSSTKNDEDERSDVEDDAVTSLINKELWREGVKTGLGPGKEVFIKKPKARDAGDVPYQDHTMHPNTMLFLKDLAKNNEREWLKAHDPDFRAAKKDWESFVESLTENIIEQDSTIPELPAKDLIFRIHRDVRFSKNPTPYKTHFSAAWSRTGKKGPYAAYYVHMQPGSCFVGSGLWNPEANALAALREDIDQNSSRLMAVLKEPEMRREILNGIPDDEKEAVKVFVDHNKESALKVKPKGYDVDNENIQLLRLRSFTIGRPLSDSEFMNANVQERIAGLIGIMEPFVTYLNSVVMPDPVGEEPSSGSEEGEESLNENQSS; from the exons ATGCCTCGACGATCGTCTCGGGCCGTTCCCGCGTCAGCGGCAGCTCCAGCGCCGGCACCAAAAAGGCGCGCGCCTGACACATTCTCCGCCGAAAAGACGGAGTCCAAAAGGCCAAAATGCATTTCCAATTCGACTACCGCCGACACAAAGTCGGTCAAAACCACCGCCAAAAAGAGCAAATACTTCAAACAAGAGACTTGCGAAATCGAGGCTTCCGAATCTAAAGACGGTTCTGAGCGGGAGGGCTCTGTGTATGAATCCGCCCACGAAGACAGTCAGGACGCCTCGGAGACGCCGGAGTTGAAATCTCCCGGTGCTGCTTCCACGGACCATGGAGCGGAGAAGGGCCAGTCAAGCAAGCAAGGTAAACGAGGCCAGCAAAAGGCCCAAGGCCGCGACTCGAGCACCAAgaacgacgaggatgagcgCAGCGATGTCGAGGATGATGCGGTCACATCATTGATTAACAAGGAGCTGTGGAGGGAAGGCGTCAAGACGGGGCTGGGTCCTGGCAAAGAGGTTTTCATCAAGAAGCCCAAGGCCAGAGATGCCGGTGACGTACCGTATCAGGATCACACCATGCATCCTAATACGATGCTCTTCTTGAAAGACCTTGCAAAGAACAACGAAAGAGAGTGGCTCAAAG CACACGATCCCGACTTCCGGGCTGCAAAGAAGGATTGGGAATCCTTTGTTGAGAGTCTCACTGAGAACATAATTGAGCAGGATAGCACAATTCCTGAACTACCTGCTAAGGACTTG ATCTTCCGCATACACAGGGATGTCCGGTTCAGCAAGAATCCTACTCCGTATAAG ACGCATTTCTCAGCTGCCTG GTCCCGTACGGGTAAGAAAGGCCCTTACGCTGCTTACTATGTTCATATGCAGCCCGGCTCCTGCTTTGTCG GTTCTGGGCTTTGGAATCCCGAAGCGAATGCGCTCGCAGCTCTTCGTGAGGATATCGACCAAAACTCATCTCGTCTGATGGCTGTGCTGAAAGAGCCTGAGATGCGGCGTGAAATTCTCAACGGCATACCCGACGACGAAAAGGAAGCTGTGAAAGTATTTGTTGATCACAACAAGGAAAGCGCCCTGAAGGTCAAGCCCAAG GGCTATGATGTTGATAATGAGAATATTCAGCTGCTCCGTTTGCGCAGCTTCACTATCGGAAGGCCTCTTTCCGACTCAGAATTCATGAATGCCAATGTGCAGGAGAGAATAGCAGGTCTCATTGGCATCATGGAACCCTTT GTGACGTATCTCAATAGCGTCGTCATGCCCGATCCGGTGGGCGAAGAGCCCAGCTCTGGGtcggaagaaggagaagagtcCTTGAACGAAAACCAAAGCAGTTGA
- a CDS encoding ribonuclease P/MRP protein subunit POP1 (BUSCO:EOG09260TPT;~COG:A;~EggNog:ENOG410PHWG;~InterPro:IPR039182,IPR009723,IPR012590;~PFAM:PF08170,PF06978;~go_component: GO:0000172 - ribonuclease MRP complex [Evidence IEA];~go_component: GO:0005655 - nucleolar ribonuclease P complex [Evidence IEA];~go_process: GO:0001682 - tRNA 5'-leader removal [Evidence IEA]) has translation MSSNLPFKRKKPTPQTSADRKRAKTLDARTLAAQSADAALSASGELDAAAYLSAREFEIQALERGIQQSKAAGTSRAFQQVPRSLRRRTASHNVKRVPQRLRARAKREMIEDNTPTVTARRRKPTSHLRLRLETARRLQNLNRKTKSKRAHSKANQSRETREQLEASGSHAYNTAPRVPKIKKYKLSRPPPPESKYKKRQRCKTWLPTHVYHAKRAHMTESWRFAVPLSPTEKSYRPTHRARGQRGAVAWDMSYVSTIQIEGSEAGLEAVLRGVGIEGEEVWDVRGRKWRAGTRVLQTWVFGREKKGPIAPVTLIRAAEEKGLGLDAKEVEMVDADAPSKSSKKKDRKKIFIRVHPSAFLQLWNELLEVSKMQSPPVMVEDLRFEIGSIEVTGPGATEALIATLQPTDGTPAPGSPESTWTSLLGVTNPSSLPQNALLAFSISDPRLHFPSQTLRPASDETHMQDQAILLASWPPDQTQSTAKLFDRPSRLAATRQLPSQKAINRRRTLAGPGNRPSRQDSDPHIPLMAFASRPATASGKKTTDHAGNLPGSWTVLLPWKCVLPVWYTLMYYPLSSGGNPRFGGLQEQQQLAFEAGTPWFPGDFPGTRAGWEWELQEREQRHKQWGSRPKGRRVEFDRLDLGNGGSRGEIGRGWACDWERLLLGSREEPQSQSRSQHPDSEHGEHAGHQEKQPAEAQKLDDPANADAAAHLAHPRDLRPPIYIHQLRASEAKQKLSAQYEMDPKSDGGALATVRIWLVRRGTPSPRARIYRLPEGEIGRRWLDLEKLHKAPAKENKSGLSMGMSPEDARRSLATSLISGPSSKSGSRSGSGSGDGEDELPIPTEEDLIGFVTTGGYNLAEGQGTGIGSIAMARVIARKTTSSSSARKGTVNKCIVRGAGERVGRLGYWEMI, from the exons ATGTCCTCCAACCTACCCTTCAAACGCAAGAAACCCACCCCCCAAACCTCCGCCGACCGCAAACGCGCCAAAACTCTCGATGCGCGCACTCTAGCCGCCCAGTCCGCCGACGCCGCCCTCTCCGCGTCCGGCGAGCTCGATGCCGCCGCGTACCTGTCCGCGCGCGAATTCGAGATCCAAGCTCTAGAACGGGGCATCCAGCAGTCGAAAGCTGCGGGAACAAGTCGCGCATTTCAGCAAGTTCCACGGTCGCTGAGGAGACGCACGGCTAGCCATAATGTGAAGAGGGTGCCGCAGCGGTTGAGGGCGAGGGCTAAGCGGGAG ATGATAGAAGACAACACCCCGACGGTAACGGCCCGCCGGCGAAAACCAACCTCCCACCTCCGTCTCCGTCTCGAAACCGCCCGCCGTCTCCAAAACCTCAACCGCAAAACCAAATCCAAAAGAGCGCACTCCAAAGCAAACCAATCCCGCGAAACCCGCGAGCAACTCGAAGCCTCCGGAAGCCATGCGTACAACACCGCGCCCCGCGTCCCCAAAATCAAAAAATACAAGCTCTCTCGCCCCCCACCGCCAGAGTCGAAATATAAGAAACGTCAACGGTGCAAAACATGGCTGCCCACGCATGTATACCACGCCAAGCGCGCGCATATGACAGAGTCGTGGCGCTTTGCTGTGCCGCTGTCGCCGACGGAGAAGAGTTATCGGCCGACGCACCGCGCGCGTGGGCAGAGGGGCGCTGTGGCGTGGGATATGAGTTATGTGTCTACCATTCAGATCGAGGGGAGTGAGGCTGGGCTTGAGGCGGTGTTGAGGGGTGTTGGGATTGAAGGGGAGGAGGTTTGGGATGTGAGGGGGAGGAAATGGAGAGCTGGGACGAGGGTGTTGCAGACTTGGGTGTttgggagggagaagaagggtcCTATTGCGCCGGTGACGTTGATACGGGCTGCGGAGGAGAAGGGATTGGGGTTGGATGCGAAGGAGGTGGAAATGGTGGATGCGGATGCGCccagcaagagcagcaagaagaaggatcgGAAGAAGATCTTTATTCGGGTTCACCCATCTGCATTTTTGCAATTGTGGAATGAGCTCTTGGAGGTCTCCAAGATGCAGAGCCCGCCGGTGATGGTGGAAGATCTGCGGTTCGAGATTGGTAGCATCGAGGTGACCGGGCCAGGTGCTACAGAGGCCCTGATCGCGACCCTACAGCCTACGGACGGAACACCGGCTCCTGGCAGTCCAGAATCTACGTGGACGTCATTACTGGGGGTTACAAATCCATCCTCACTACCGCAGAACGCCCTCCTtgccttctccatctccgaTCCCCGCCTTCATTTCCCTTCCCAGACCCTGCGACCTGCATCGGACGAGACGCATATGCAAGACCAAGCCATACTTCTTGCATCATGGCCACCAGACCAGACCCAAAGTACCGCCAAGCTCTTCGACCGACCCTCCCGGTTGGCCGCCACACGGCAACTCCCCAGCCAAAAAGCGATCAACCGACGACGCACCTTAGCCGGACCCGGAAATCGACCCTCACGCCAGGATTCTGATCCGCACATTCCACTTATGGCCTTTGCGTCTCGACCGGCGACGGCATCCGGAAAGAAGACCACCGATCACGCCGGCAATCTACCCGGATCCTGGACCGTGCTGCTACCCTGGAAATGCGTGCTTCCCGTATGGTACACGCTCATGTACTATCCGCTGTCTAGCGGCGGCAATCCACGCTTCGGCGGACTACAGGAACAGCAACAGTTGGCCTTTGAGGCGGGGACGCCCTGGTTCCCGGGTGACTTCCCTGGTACGCGTGCagggtgggaatgggaacTGCAGGAGCGCGAGCAGCGACATAAACAATGGGGGAGTCGACCCAAGGGACGACGGGTGGAATTCGATCGTCTGGACTTGGGTAATGGAGGAAGTAGGGGGGAGATCGGTCGAGGATGGGCGTGTGACTGGGAGCGATTATTATTAGGCTCGCGGGAGGAGCCGCAGTCGCAATCGCGATCGCAGCATCCGGATTCCGAACACGGCGAACACGCAGGGCACCAAGAAAAGCAGCCCGCAGAAGCTCAAAAATTAGACGATCCTGCCAATGCAGATGCAGCTGCACATCTTGCACATCCACGGGATCTGAGACCGCCCATCTACATCCACCAACTCCGTGCAAGCGAAGCCAAGCAAAAGCTCTCTGCTCAATACGAGATGGACCCTAAGAGCGACGGCGGTGCCTTGGCGACCGTGCGGATCTGGCTGGTGCGTCGAGGCACGCCTTCACCGCGCGCGCGGATCTATCGTCTGCCTGAGGGGGAGATAGGGCGGCGCTGGCTAGACCTGGAGAAATTACATAAGGCGCCTGCAAAGGAAAACAAATCCGGGCTGAGCATGGGCATGTCACCAGAAGACGCGCGCCGGTCGCTAGCGACATCACTAATTTCTGGCCCAAGCTCAAAATCCGGATCCAGATCAGGTTCAGGTTCAGGGGACGGAGAAGATGAACTTCCGATTCCCACGGAAGAGGATCTGATTGGTTTCGTCACGACGGGAGGATATAACCTTGCTGAAGGGCAGGGGACGGGGATCGGGTCCATAGCAATGGCCCGGGTTATTGCCAGGAAGACTACTAGTAGTAGCAGTGCTAGGAAGGGGACAGTGAATAAGTGTATTGTTCGAGGGGCGGGAGAAAGAGTGGGGAGATTGGGATATTGGGAGatgatttga
- the ASPF3 gene encoding peroxiredoxin family protein (COG:O;~EggNog:ENOG410PP0P;~InterPro:IPR013740,IPR036249,IPR037944,IPR013766;~PFAM:PF08534,PF00578;~go_function: GO:0016491 - oxidoreductase activity [Evidence IEA]) has product MSGLNAGDAFPSDVVFSYIPWSEDKGEITSCGIPINYHASKEWADKKVILFALPGAFTPVCSANHVPEYIEKLPEIRKKGVDVVAVLAYNDAFVMSAWGKANQVTNDDILFLSDPQAKFSKSIGWADDEGRTGRYAIVIDHGKVTYAAREPAMNHLEFSRAEHVLNQL; this is encoded by the exons ATGTCTGGTCTCAACGCTGGTGACGCTTTCCCCTCTGACGTCGTCTTCTC CTACATCCCCTGGTCCGAGGACAAGGGCGAGATCACCTCCTGCGGTATCCCCATCAACTACCACGCCTCCAAGGAGTGGGCCGACAAGAAGGTCATCCTCTTCGCCCTCCCCGGTGCCTTCACTCCCGTCTGCTCTGCCAACCACGTCCCCGAGTACATTGAAAAGCTCCCTGAGATCCGCAAGAAGGGTGTCGACGTTGTTGCCGTCCTTGCCTACAAcgatgccttcgtcatgagCGCCTGGGGTAAGGCCAACCAGGTCACCAACGACgacatcctcttcctctccgacCCCCAGGCCAAGTTCTCCAAGAGCATTGGCTGGGCTGACGACGAGGGCCGCACTGGCCGTTACGCCATCGTCATTGACCACGGCAAGGTCACCTACGCTGCTCGTGAGCCCGCCATGAACCACCTTGAG TTCTCCCGTGCCGAGCACGTCCTCAACCAGCTGTAA